The Polyangiaceae bacterium genomic interval GCTACATTCGCTCCGGCGATGAACGAGATGCCCGCGTGTTTTGGCGCGACCTGCCGCAAGGATCCAAATTCGACAAAAATACCGTGCCGCCCGTTCGGCGCGAAGAATTGTGCCCCGTTCCCATCGTCGCATTGCGCGCTTTCCTCAAGGAGCCCACCAAAACCGCATTCGTCCTCGATTACGTCACCGGTGAATGGCGCAAAGCCGATCCATTACGCATCGTTCCTTCCATGAACGTGCTCTTGCCTCGTGACGCGGGCGGATATGATTCGCTCATCGGGTGGCATCCAAAGAGCACGCAGCCCGTTCCCGTCGTGCCCGTCGATGCGCAGGAGCTCGACGCGGCGGCCAAATTGGCGCTCGCATCGGAATCCGAAGGCGACGACCGTTTGTCCGAGGCCGCGTGGAAAACCATTGCGACGCACGGACGCGAAACAGGCGAATTGGCCCGTGAAATGGGCGCGTCGCTGCATCTTCCCGAACGCTTGTTGCATGTGCTGCACCTGGCAGGACGATGGCACGACGCGGGCAAAGCGCACGAAACGTTTCAGCTCGCGATGACGAGCGACGCGCGCGCCAATGCGCCCGCCATTGCAAAACGCGGCGACTTGGCCAAAGCTCCCGCGCACGCTTGGAGACGTCCGGCATATCCAAATCGACCCGGCTTTCGTCACGAATTGGCGAGCACGCTCGGGTTGCTCGAACTTTTGCGGCAAGCTGCACCGAACCACGAAGCGCTGCTCGGTCCGCACCTCGAGCTATTCGAATTGCTCGGTACGTCCCCCGAGGTTGTTATGGCAAACCTCGACGACCGTCATCCGCTCGCGCAGGAAATCGCAGCTCTGTCGGCGACCGAATTCAATTTGCTGTTGTGGCTCGTATGCACGCATCACGGCAAAGTCCGATGCCGGTGGACCAGCACGCCGCATGATCAAGACGCAGGGCACGGCGGCATCTTCGGTATCGTCGACGGTGACGTTCTTCCAAGCTTCCCGCTGTCTACCGAAAACGGTACGGCAGAGCCGCTTCCAGAGCTTCGCTTGTCGCTCGCCGCATCGGCGATGGGCATATCGACGCAGTATGGTGCCGGCTGGGGCGAACGCGTAGCTGCGCTTTTGGATGAATTCGGGCCGTTTGTCTTGGCATATCTCGAAGCGATTCTTCGCGCGGCCGACGCACGAGCATCGCAGTTGACGACGGAGGACTCGCTCGGATGAAACTGCATCTTCATGCGCTCTTCGGTACGGCCCCCGCGCCGCTCGCGTTTTACCTGAAAGCCCTCGGCGTGTTCCGTTTGGTCGCGAAACAAGCGGATACCAATGCTCGCGCATTCTGGAAGGACGACGTCTTTCATCTCGTCACCAAGCTCGATGCGGACGAGCTCGAGGCGTTTTTCCTGAATTCCTATGCGCCCACGCCGCTCGTCAGCCCGTGGAATGGCGGCAGCGGGTTTTATCCGAAAGACTCGAAAGACGGCATCGACGCGCTGGCGAAAACCGATGCGCCCCGGTTTGCGGCCTATCGACGGGCCATTGAAGCTGCGCGTTTCGTCGTGGGTGCGCGTGCCGAACGGCCCGAAAAGGAAGAAAAGGCCGAGCTGCTTCAAGCATTGCGAGCGTCGCTCCCGGAAGAGCCGCTCGATTGGCTCGACGCCGCCGTCGTGCTCACCGGGAAAGATTCCGCTCAATATCCAGCGCTTCTGGGCTCGGGCGGTAACGATGGGCGGCTCGATTTCACGAACAACCAAATGCAGCGCATTGCGGAATTGTTCGATACGGCGACCGGGAAACCTTTGCCGGGCGCGGGCGAGTTATTGCGAGCATCCCTCTTCGGTGCGGCGTCGTCGGCACAGAAAAAAAGTGCAGTCGGCCAATTCTTGCCGGGTGGTGCAGGTGGCGCGAATGCAGCGGCGGGTTTTTCGGGGCCATCCTTGGTCAATCCGTGGGATTTTGTCCTGATGCTCGAAGGGGCCGTGATGTTCCAAGTCGCCGCCGTCCGAAGGCTCGAAGGGTTCGGCCTCCCTGAAGCGGCCGCGCCTTTTGCGGTCAAGACGCTTTCGGCAGGTTACGCGAGCGCCGCGACGGAGAATGCGCGCGGCGAACAATGGATGCCGCTGTGGAATGGCCCGGCAACGCTTTCCGAAGTGGAAGCATTGTTTCACGAAGGCCGATTGCAAAGCGGGACGCGCGCGGCGGAAACCGCGGTCGACGCGGCGCTCGCCGTGGGGCGTTTGGGTACGGCGCGCGGCGTGACGTCATTTGCGCGTTTCGGATACATCGAGCGCAATGGTTTGTCGAACTTCGCCGTCCCTCTGGGACGATTCGCCGTATCCCTCTCGCCCCACATCGAATTGGTCGATGAAATCATGCCCTGGGTGCGCGCATTGCAACACTTCGAGGCGCGCGCCAAAAATGCGCCGGCGACCTTGTCCCGTATCGTGCGCCGAATTCAAGAAGCCATCCTCTCCGCGAGCCGCAAGGATGCCCCACGAAGCGCATTCATCGACCTCCTCACCGCCATGGCGACCGCCGAAGACGTGCTCGTGCGAAGGCCCAAAGTCGCCGCGGAATCGCGCCTCCGGCCCATTCCGAAATTGTCTCGAGGCTGGGTCGATGCCGCCTATGACGGCTCGGTCGAAGCGCGCCTCGCCCTCGCCATTGCATCGCAACGAGGGCCCCAGCCTGGATTCGGATCCATTCGCGAACATTGCTTGCCGCTCACCCACGAAAAAGGGCAAATACGTTTTGCCGTCGCGCAGGACGCATTGCGAAAAGATGCGGGCGTCGTATGGTCCGGGCGCGATCTCATCGCAGACCTCGGCCAGATCGCATTGCGACGCGTCGTGGAAGCATCTCGCGCGGGGCTGCGCCTCTTTCCGCTCGAAGGCCGAGCGTTCGCGGGGCTCGACGACATTGCAGCGTTTCTCGATGGCCGCGTGGACGATCGGCGTATCGCATCGCTCGCTCGCGCTTTCATGGCATTCGGAGACGACGCGTGGAATGCCGTGCCCGTGCCTCCGACGTCCGGGGAAGCGTGGGTGCCGCACGCGATATTCCGATTGGCGTATTTGTCGCGGCCGCTCGATGACCTACAGCCCCGTAACGATCCAGCGCCGCTGCGTTTGCTCTTGGCAGGACGCCTCGAAGACGCCGCCGATGTTGCATTGCGCGGGCTCTTGGTGCGAGGTGTTCGGCCCAAGATTCGGCACATCGTCGGCCATGAGAACCTCGCAAAACGCCTCGCCGCAGCGATATCCATTCCCGTATGCAGGCGCGATGCGATGCGCCTCTCGAGCATCATTGCCAAACCCCACGACGTCGACGCGGGCGTAAAAACATCCATTTCAAGATAGTGAAGGAACGATAAGGAGATCAACGACATGACCATCGATCTGAAACTGCTCTTGCCCGAAAAAGATCCAAAACCTTCGCGCCTGCTTTTGGAGTGCGAGCTTCGTCCGGTGCAGGGTAAACGTTTTCAACCCACGGGCTTTCCGGACCTTGGAGCGGCCGTATTCGAAACCAACGAAGGAACTCGGCTGCTCGTCGAAAGCGCGCAAAGCATGGCCAATCGACTCGAAGCGGTCTGCTGGGACCAGGAAAAACAAGATTTGCTCGAACCCCTTTGCGGACTTCCCTACGTGCGCGTCGAACGGAAAGATGGAACGTATTTAACGAGCTCCCTCACCGAAGCGCATCGATTGAATTCGCCGTACATCCTCGAAAGCAAAGACACCTCGTTCATGCAGAAGCTGAAGAAAGAGAGCGACACGTTTTCGGTCGGCGCAATCGATCGCCAAAAGCTCGCCGAAATGGTCCTCAAATACGACGTGGGCGCGCTCTTGCACGGGTTATTTTTGGCCAAACAGGACCTCGCAGGCGGGAGATTGCGCATCGAACGCGTGATCTCTGCATTCATCGAGGCTGACGATGTGCGCGTCGCGGCATCGGGCGGCGTCAAGAACGACCAGGTGAATCCAAGCGGCGATACGTCGAAAGGATTCGGCAACGTGCCGTTCGCGCGCGACGAATATACCGCACGAAAAATCGTGGCGTATTTCAATGTTGACTTGGCTCAGATTCGCGGATATCGATTGGGACCGGAGGTGTCGCGCATGCTCGTGCTCGTCGCGTTGTTCAAGATCCGTGCGTTGCTCGATGGCGGATTGCGCCTGCGAACTGCATGCGATCTGGAATTGGTCGGGACGCCGAACGTGAAACGACCGGAAGGGTTCGTCCTGCCGTCCTATACCGACCTCGCGGCCGCCTTGCCCAGCGCCATTGCCGCATGCCAAAGCCGCTTTGCGGGCGAACGCGGCGTGACGCGCGTCGTATTCGAGGGCTGATATGCTTTGCGTCATGCTGCAATGTCCCGCGGGACGATATCACGCAACGCCCTGGGGACGGCACGTCAACGAAGGCGAAGTGGAATGGCCGCCGAGCCCCTGGCGGCTTTATCGAGCTTTACTGGCCGCCGGCTTCAATCGGCTCGGATGGACCGCGATTCCTCCCTTGGCCGTCGAGCTCTTCGATTCGCTCGCGCGCGTATTGCCCGAATACCACCTGCCCGCAGCCACGGTAGGCCACACGCGCCATTACATGCCCCAATTCAAAGGATCGACGAGCAAAGTGCTCGATGCCTTCGCTTACGTGGGCCGAGGTGACCACGATGCGCTCGGAATCACGTGGAACGTCGACCTTTCGCCAGAGACGCTCGGGCTCTTCGATTCGCTTCTCGGCGCCCTCACGTACCTCGGTCGCGCCGAATCGTGGGTGGATGCGCAGCGCGTGGAAACCATTGCCGAAGGATTGGACAGGTGCATTGCGAGCGATTCGGCGCCAGGGCCGGGATTCGATCGAATCGCGCTCTTGGCGCCGCTCGAACCGGCAGCATTCACAGCATGGCGTGATCAAGCCGTCGAACAAGAAAAACAAAAACGTTCGGCGAATGTCGCACCTTCGGCCGGCAAGAAAAAAGGCGGATTGTCCAAGAAGGATTCGGAGGCAATATCAAAAATGTTTCCGGCGGATATCGTGTCGGTGCTCGGCGCCGATACGGCGACATTGCAAAAGCAAGGCTGGAATCAACCTCCAGGCACGCGCTGGGCGGCATATTGGCGGCGCCAGGATGCCTTGTCGACTTTGCCGGCGGCTCACCGAGCGGTCATGGCCGAAAGGCCCGCGGTCGATACGATGCTCTTGGCCTTGTCGTCGAATACGTCGCATTCCGAAGTGCTGCCGCGATTCACGGAATCGCTATGGTGGCTCGAAAAATTGCACCGAGCGCTCGTGAAGCGTTCCGCCGAATCGGGGCGCGTTTCGGCGTGTCTTTTGGGGCGCGACGAAGACGGCGACCCGATGGAAGGGCACCGTCACGTGACGCTCGTGCCGCTGTCGCTCGACGGGAAAAACCGATTGGATCACGTGCTTTTGCATGCGCCGATGGGATTCGACGATGCGGCCATCGGTGTTCTGCGGCGCTTTCGGACGCTCTACGGAAACGAAAGGCGAAATATCCCGGACCTGTATGTGTCGCTCGTGGGAATGGGCAAACGAGCGGACCTTGCGACGAGCGCGCGGCAACTGCATTCGAGCAAGGTTTGGCAGAGCGTAACGCCGTTTTTGCCGCCCAGGTTCTTGAAGGCGCGAGGGGCCAATGCGCTGGAAGGACAAGTGCGAGCCGAGCTTGCGTGCCGCGGTTTTCCCAATCCCGTGCATATCGAAATCGAGCTGGAAGACGGGCATGCGCCCATCGCGGATGCTTGGGCGCTATGGCGCGCGGGCGCTCCCAGGGTGCAATTGGTCGAGGGGGCGCAAATGGTCAGTGCAATGGAGCCTGTCCGGAGGCTGAGCACCGCGTGGCGTCACTTTCGGCGTGAACGGTTCGACCATGCCAAACGACCTCCGGTCGACGCGGCTTTTGGTCTGCGCCTGTCGTTTGCCGAGCCGGTCGATGGTCCGATCGCGATCGGATACGCTTCGCACTTCGGTTTGGGGCAGTTCGTCCCGGCATAAAAAATTCGTCGCGAAAAACTCGACAAGCACCATACAGTTGGGGCATGCTCCTCTTCGACGAAAGGGAGGAGGACATGTCCGAATCGAATACGGTCGCGTCGCCAGCGGACGACGCGAATGAGACGCCGCCGCTGCGCGCGAAACATCTGGGATTGCGGTTGCCCGTGGTCCCGGACGTGCCGGAGGTGGTTCCGGCGCGGATGATCAACGAAGTGCTCTATTGCGAGCGGCTGTTTTACCTGGAATGGGCGCAGGGCGAGTTCGACGACAACTGGTACACGGTCGAAGGTCGCGCGGTGCATCGGCGCCCGGACAAACCTGGAGGCGAATTGCCGCCAAAACCGGGTGAACGCGCGGGGCGCAAAAGCAAAAAGGCCGATTCCGAAGACAACGACACCGAGCCGGTGGCCGAAGTGCCGGAGCCTCCGCCTTATGAAGCTCGAAGCGTGTGGCTCTCTTCGGAACGGCTTGGTATTACGGCGAAGATCGACATCGTGGAGGGCGACGGTTCGGGGCGCGTCTTGCCCATCGAATACAAACGAGGCAAAGCGCCGGATTTGCCGGAGGGAGCATATTTGCCCGAGCGCGCGCAGATATGTGCGCAGGTATTGCTCTTGCGCGAGCATGGGTACGTGTGTGACGAGGGGGCGATTTATTTTGCCGGATCGAAGAAGCGCGTGGGCATTTCCATCGACGAATCGCTGGTGCAAACGACGCTCGAGGCGGTGCGCAGGGCGCGCGCTTTGGGCAGCGCAGGGGTATTGCCTCCGCCGCTCGTGGATAGTCCAAAGTGCAATGGTTGTTCGCTGGTGGGGATCTGTTTGCCCGATGAAACCAATCTCTTGCGGCGACTGGAATCGAATGTCGACGAGGTGGATCCATTGGACGAGCCGGTGGAAGAGCCTGCGAGGCCGGGCATCGAAGACGATTTGACGGGGCCGCTGGAGCATGATCCATGGGGTTTGGCGGATCCCGTGGGGCAGGGCGTGGCCGAAATTCGGCGATTGCATCCGGCGCGTGACGACAAGGTGCCGCTTTATGTGCAATCTCAAGGGG includes:
- the csx17 gene encoding type I-U CRISPR-associated protein Csx17 → MKLHLHALFGTAPAPLAFYLKALGVFRLVAKQADTNARAFWKDDVFHLVTKLDADELEAFFLNSYAPTPLVSPWNGGSGFYPKDSKDGIDALAKTDAPRFAAYRRAIEAARFVVGARAERPEKEEKAELLQALRASLPEEPLDWLDAAVVLTGKDSAQYPALLGSGGNDGRLDFTNNQMQRIAELFDTATGKPLPGAGELLRASLFGAASSAQKKSAVGQFLPGGAGGANAAAGFSGPSLVNPWDFVLMLEGAVMFQVAAVRRLEGFGLPEAAAPFAVKTLSAGYASAATENARGEQWMPLWNGPATLSEVEALFHEGRLQSGTRAAETAVDAALAVGRLGTARGVTSFARFGYIERNGLSNFAVPLGRFAVSLSPHIELVDEIMPWVRALQHFEARAKNAPATLSRIVRRIQEAILSASRKDAPRSAFIDLLTAMATAEDVLVRRPKVAAESRLRPIPKLSRGWVDAAYDGSVEARLALAIASQRGPQPGFGSIREHCLPLTHEKGQIRFAVAQDALRKDAGVVWSGRDLIADLGQIALRRVVEASRAGLRLFPLEGRAFAGLDDIAAFLDGRVDDRRIASLARAFMAFGDDAWNAVPVPPTSGEAWVPHAIFRLAYLSRPLDDLQPRNDPAPLRLLLAGRLEDAADVALRGLLVRGVRPKIRHIVGHENLAKRLAAAISIPVCRRDAMRLSSIIAKPHDVDAGVKTSISR
- the cas7u gene encoding type I-U CRISPR-associated protein Cas7, which codes for MTIDLKLLLPEKDPKPSRLLLECELRPVQGKRFQPTGFPDLGAAVFETNEGTRLLVESAQSMANRLEAVCWDQEKQDLLEPLCGLPYVRVERKDGTYLTSSLTEAHRLNSPYILESKDTSFMQKLKKESDTFSVGAIDRQKLAEMVLKYDVGALLHGLFLAKQDLAGGRLRIERVISAFIEADDVRVAASGGVKNDQVNPSGDTSKGFGNVPFARDEYTARKIVAYFNVDLAQIRGYRLGPEVSRMLVLVALFKIRALLDGGLRLRTACDLELVGTPNVKRPEGFVLPSYTDLAAALPSAIAACQSRFAGERGVTRVVFEG
- the cas5u6u gene encoding type I-U CRISPR-associated protein Cas5/Cas6, with amino-acid sequence MLQCPAGRYHATPWGRHVNEGEVEWPPSPWRLYRALLAAGFNRLGWTAIPPLAVELFDSLARVLPEYHLPAATVGHTRHYMPQFKGSTSKVLDAFAYVGRGDHDALGITWNVDLSPETLGLFDSLLGALTYLGRAESWVDAQRVETIAEGLDRCIASDSAPGPGFDRIALLAPLEPAAFTAWRDQAVEQEKQKRSANVAPSAGKKKGGLSKKDSEAISKMFPADIVSVLGADTATLQKQGWNQPPGTRWAAYWRRQDALSTLPAAHRAVMAERPAVDTMLLALSSNTSHSEVLPRFTESLWWLEKLHRALVKRSAESGRVSACLLGRDEDGDPMEGHRHVTLVPLSLDGKNRLDHVLLHAPMGFDDAAIGVLRRFRTLYGNERRNIPDLYVSLVGMGKRADLATSARQLHSSKVWQSVTPFLPPRFLKARGANALEGQVRAELACRGFPNPVHIEIELEDGHAPIADAWALWRAGAPRVQLVEGAQMVSAMEPVRRLSTAWRHFRRERFDHAKRPPVDAAFGLRLSFAEPVDGPIAIGYASHFGLGQFVPA
- the cas1 gene encoding CRISPR-associated endonuclease Cas1 translates to MSESNTVASPADDANETPPLRAKHLGLRLPVVPDVPEVVPARMINEVLYCERLFYLEWAQGEFDDNWYTVEGRAVHRRPDKPGGELPPKPGERAGRKSKKADSEDNDTEPVAEVPEPPPYEARSVWLSSERLGITAKIDIVEGDGSGRVLPIEYKRGKAPDLPEGAYLPERAQICAQVLLLREHGYVCDEGAIYFAGSKKRVGISIDESLVQTTLEAVRRARALGSAGVLPPPLVDSPKCNGCSLVGICLPDETNLLRRLESNVDEVDPLDEPVEEPARPGIEDDLTGPLEHDPWGLADPVGQGVAEIRRLHPARDDKVPLYVQSQGARIGLSGERLAVTSKEGATEARLTSTSQVCVMGNVQVSTQALKALLDRAIPVAFFTTGGYYIGRACGYSSKNVELRMAQYAWARDKLFCSKFARGVVAAKIRNGRTMLRRNHGGVEASVLFELEQLAKKAEKTEDPEGLLGIEGTAARIYFAAFAGMIKGASEVRETFDWAGRNRRPPRDPLNALLSLAYSLLSKEFALALEAVGLDPMMGFYHRPRFGRPALALDLMEEMRPIVADSAVITAINNGVVGVDDFVRAAGSVALTPEARKRFIVAYERRMDQLVTHPIFGYRLSYRRLLEVQARLLGRVLLGEIESYPSFRTR